Genomic window (Helicoverpa zea isolate HzStark_Cry1AcR chromosome 9, ilHelZeax1.1, whole genome shotgun sequence):
AAAGAAGCCATGAAAggaagaaataaatgaaagatGACAACagtgtttagttattttaaataaaataaactaatgaAACACTGTCCAATTTACAGGAAGTTCCACTCAAAAGGCCATGGCTTGGGAGCAGTAAACATGATAAGTCAAACAGAAACCCAAACCAAGAAACTCATTCAACAGTATGAAAAGCTCAAATCTGAAGGCGTGCCAGAAAACGAACTAATCGAGAAATCTGCGGCGGTAGTCGGCAGTGAAAGACAACTAGAAGCAACAAAAGCCAAAGTTAATATCCAATCTCCTAATTCAGTTACAGCTCAGGTTTTAGCTGATGCGGACATCAAGAATATTttctctgaaaataaaatagattaaataaaattacctacctaGAATATACTTAGATATCTGTTATTAGATTagttaataaagattttttgttaattaagatccttttgttttaattttattggacTAAAATCATTAGCCTCGCGTTACCCACATCCTCGCATCCGCTTAAAGGGGCTTTGCAAGAAGCGAGTTTCAATAGTTCACGCAATCGATCTACCATGTCGTACcttttaggcatcgttcagacatctaacaacatcaacaatcttaagtaggtactatccgtaagttattgcacaaaaaaaatcgtcgactttgaaaagagcgcgatcaaaacaaaatacacgctcgagttcccgaacgtgcgcggtgcgcgcgcgcgtcatttgaaagcgagccgtattccctgaaagaataggtgctatgtggcgtagcgagccgagccgtccatctaatccaaaaaataatgcattgaaggagatggaactggtagatgtgagCAAAATTTCGGAAAcgcaattttatcctagtgtaaaaaccgcgctccctattttgcttgcccagccatgtaccTACGACttgtacaatagaacgatcgtttagcacagtggttcttaaccggtggtccgcggatcactggtggtccctggaggcattccaagtggtccgcgaagcttagctgcgcgacgttgctatacgttatctaactttatttttatcgacttatctatgcgaacgagggggttttcgtatggacttaaatcgggtgtgtcgtacctagtcctattcatgaaaatgtatatttgggcgacattttacgtagtttttggttttgagtcttaaaaaatttattaaaatttcgcgctcgcttcgctcgcgtattcagaaactatattattttcgtatttgtcaagaaacaaaaagttaagtacgtttgggctaaattttacgtaatatttgatttaagtccgataaaaatttcacgctcgcttcgctcgcgtattcagaaactatatgcccttatttttgcatttgtcaacaaacaaaaagttaagtacgtttgggctaaattttacgtaacatttggtttaagtccgataaaaatttcgcgctcgcttcgctcgcgcattcagaaactatatgcccttacttttagcttttgtcctgtgtgtgattgtttattttctgtacctgaaaatataaacctctcaaattaagagattaacaagtttgagattaacggctcaagatacaaaaaatcggagggcccccgccctcccccgggggttaggttgactgctgccccaccctgagcccaaagctggctacgcccatgcccCTATTGGTGACTCCGTCCCCCCCAATTACGGAGTGCGGCTTTCATACACAAGGTATGTCCTTTATCAATCTCCCTTCATCATTACAAGTTCGAAAAATTAGTAAATACAGACATTTCAATTAACCAGATTAAAGATTCTCGGTCAGCTTCCTAGGCCTACCAACCAACCTCACTacattaggtacttatctatTATCCGTCTTCGCATTCTTACTGGTAGCAATTTTAGGAAATAGTGATGAACATCCGTTTTGACTCACACTTTTAGCAGGCGTTTTCAGCATAAGAttgtttgtgtgtgtatgtaCCTCGCATTACTAATCAGAATCGCACTATCTTATCTAAGCCTGATAAGAACCTGTGCCGAGAACACACCTATGTTCCAATGTTTTAGTGTGTCATCAGCAACGCTTTATTGCGAGTTGTTTAATTTACAGTTAGTGTCCTAATTACAGGATAAACCGTTAAAATGGCGCAAAAAAGGTCCCTGTGGTTTTATTTTGCCGTTATCCTGGGTGAGTACAGTGTTTTTGTTCAAATAATGACCGTACAATAGTAAAAACGACAACAGGTATAGCTACTTCTTTGTTATCACTAGTTGTGCAAATCTATGTTTGCCCTAAAGGTTTTTCCTCTACCTTAGTTGTAGTTAACCCAAGTAACTATTTTAATGAAGATATACCCAACtacttatataggtatttacatgTATATTGAGTAAAatccttacatatttttttatttaatcagtaTATATATAATTATCAGTCGCAAGTACCTCCAGGGGCTTCACGGTAAGACAAAGATTAAGAGTAGGTGCCTAACCGTTTAAAATCCTTTAATTGTCACAATGAATTCGCACTATAGTATTGGTAAACATTATTCTTACCAATGTTTTGGAGATGCACGTGTGCCTAGTCTACGAAGTACACAGACGACTTTCACACAAATGGACTATCCGAGCTTACACATTGGCTCGTATCAAAATTCAAATACATAGGTGGGTAGGTAGATTATTGCCAAGACAAGCGTTCCGGAGATTGGtgctttacaaacaaacaataaactcGTTTTGAGTAGAATCACAGAAAACTACAAAGTAGGGATCCTctacttttattataaacttgATCCCGTCGTCCCAAGTGAACCGATTCCCTGCACCCTgctaatgtataaaaataaatgtagccTATCTATCTTTTAATagtgtcatcaaaatctattcagcAGCACATTTGAAAGTGACATGATTTACCCAATTAGTCTTGTAAATGATCTCTCACgcatgtttgttttctttcagtTATTTTGAGTACATTGACTCAAGAAACCGAAGCCAGGCGAAAAATTCTCCGAGGACGTCGTGTTATGACGCGTACTTACTATCGTAAGTTATAGTTGTTGTTTTGGGTTCAGAATTCTTACTACAGATTATTTTTTTCGTTGGGCCAAGTTGTAACAagatataagtatttatttgttaattaattagatctGTTCATAATTTCAGGTGGTAATGCTGTTCCTGCCTGGGCAATCAGTCTGATGGCTGGTATCGGCATGCTGCTCATTGGTGGTGTATTATACGTGGTCATGAGGAAAATTGTTCTTTCTTCGGAGACGGGATCTTTGAACACGTACCAACCAGCTATGCAGCAGGATGTTTAAGCTGCATACTAAatctagtttatatttttttaaatattaagttcCGAACCTCGAGCCATGAAAAGTCGAAACGAACGATATAAttctttgttttgaattttatgaAAGTAATATCTAAGACAAAGACATTTCAAGTACCTCTACTCTCTCTACAGCTGCACAGCAAATTCATTTTCAGACTGTAAGAAATTGTTCTGTTCTTGTCATAGCTAATGACTAGAATAGACTTTTTAAAGATAACCATGTATTCCACCTAATTtagtttaattgttattttataattatattatttgcagACGATTTGTTCTGATGTCATGATTTAGatgtgttttgttaaaataataaaaacttataagatattattataatttatttgtatcttttaaTTATACAATCGAGTTCAATGGTTATATGAAGTTCATTTTCATCTTAATGATAGTTCATAGTCATTTTTGAGATtgtattttattagacaagggAATTACTTgacaagttaaaattaaaaattaaaattctctgCGATGATATTTGTCAGGGTCAAAGTAAGAAGTGACGACAACACGGTTGCTGAATTTGCGACCGGTTAGGGTTTGCTGAGCCTTTTGACAATCAGCAATACTGTTAAATTCGACAAACACCtggaaacaaacaaaacgtaaGTTAATTCATTGGAcgtatgtatataaataacattatatatttttttttatttatatattgatcATACTTTTCCACATCCAGGTACTTCAACTCCCTCTATAGGTCTTGGGATCTCTATACTGCGTACACAACCATACTTGTTGCATTCCtctctgtaaataaaaaagacgCAACATTTTTGTATTCTAGTCTAGTCTATCAATACATATGTAATTTCTAGACTCTTGATCTTCTAACCAGAATTTTGAGCAAAATTTAAATGACGATCATATCATGAGGTAAGGTTATATAAGCTTTAGTTAGTTGATTGATGAAGACATTTAGATATAAATAAGACGAACTTAATATCTTCGAGAATGTCTTCATATTCCTCTTCGTCGCGGAGCTCGTCTGGTGTGACCATGTTGAGGAGACACAGCACCTCCGTGGGCGGCCCGGCTCCCGCCAACGTCAAGCCTGCCACTTGCAGCTGCACTGGCGCCGCACCCGTCAttgctacaaaaataattaaaaattcatgATTTATCTAGTGTTAAAAATGGTAAATTTTGGAATAAGCTTCGTAAATTTTTCATACCTAAGGTAGAATTCTTTGCTCCAATGCTGGCACGTTGAACAATCAACTTCTTGTCACCCAGCTGCATTCCATTTAGACCTGCAATAGCCtgacaaaatatgtaataaagATTAGTAATGAAATTTTATTAAGGATATTTGGAATGAGAGTGTTGTTTTATCACATACCTGATCAGTCATTGAGATATCAACATATTCAGCAAATGCATAGCCTTTGCTCAGTCCAGTTGATGAGTCCTTCACCAAATTGAAAGCTCGAAGTTGTCCAAATGACATCAGCAGTTCTTTTACCTGTTTCACACAAAGTTCAATTAGAAAGCGAGTTGTTTGAACAAAGTTTTCTTTACACTGAATAGATATTTAGGTACATGATTGGTCTATTATGCATTTGTACATTCATTACACACAATTTTTTAGTGTTCCCGATACATTTGCTTTGCAGAAGGcagcaaatatttaaatgaatgttATCTGACCTGTGTCTAGCCGCATGTTAGAATCAGATGTGAATGGAGGAGACTTGCCTTGAAGTGCCGACGTCTCATTCAAGTACAAGACGTATAGGTGAGAATGAGAGACAACAGTGACACGCGGGCCGCGAATGTGCCAAATCTAAGCTAGGGAGGGGCAGAAAGCAAACTATATCAGTGAGTTGTTTCAGAATATATCGAGCGTGAAGCGCACGCTCATCCCCGCAAGGGTACCTGAAAATACCTGAAACTGACCAAAACATAACGCGGCTCACTGCTGGCTCCACCGTAGCCCTGTCAACTGTTGAATCTCGCCCTGAAATGGCTGCGGCACCTAATACTATCTCCTAATGGGAACATCTACACTCATGTGTGCAATATACATGGTAGCTTGCTCGATATTATTGCTATGAATGACTTACGTAAGTTTGCTTTTAGTTTTCATTACACCAAAgtgatattgaaataataaacatgCTTCATGTTTATAGACCTAAAGCGCTAAAAATGATTGggttcaaaaaaaaataaaggagaGATGGGTGGTGTTGATTTAGTACACTTGAGAAATCCTAAGAATCTGTGTGTAAGAATAAGAATACAAGAGGCAGACGCAGTATAGACCTgcaaaacataattttgtataatcaGTATGAATCTATGAATATATTGTGCTTTCATAGTTAATTGTTAATtagctataaatattataataagcactTTTACGCCCGAGACACAGGTTTTTACCTAGTTCGGGCAAATTATACATCAGCACTTTTTAGAAttagcaaaatattgtaaaatgatgttcaaagagaagtaataaacaatttattttatttatttattatttatttaattttaaacactcAGGAATTTATGATgtcatgtaatattttttaatgcatTGAGTGTAATATTAATCAAAAGGCTGATATACATAAACATAAGCAAAGCAAAAGCTAACTAGAATAAGTTGCTTCTACAGCTTTTGCAAAAAATTCTACTTAACGTTTACAAATATCAGCCTTTGCTCAAATATTATCATGaggaaaaatatacatatttttcacAGTAATGTAATATATGTGAAACATTGATTTAAAGGGCTAATCCAGGTTAGCAAGCATTATTGTAATGAATCAATGtgacacataaataaatatttaactctAATTACAATATTGCAACAACTTACTTGATCCTCATTAAGATAGTTGGGCAAACCCCCAATGAATATTTTGTGTGGAGAGTCTGGAACTACTGTGCTAATCACAccagctgaaaaaaaaataataagttacaATCTAAGTACAATCTGAATACATCATttagaatttttaattatttactttttaggtATTACATATTTCAGAATCATATTCAACATATTCAAATATAATCAGATGGGTTATTTCATGGTATTTTCACTTTGTAAACAATTCTCATGAAAGGTGTAACcagatttataatttataatattttgtacataacaaGTCTTACCTGGCACATTAATAGCTGGATTTTCAGTGCCAGGCATGGGCTGGTAGTCGTGTGGCCGTCGAATCTTCAAGCTCTGCCCTTTGAAGTTGATTCCATCAAAAGCCATGGCCTGTGTAGTCTCATCTATAGATCTAAATTCAAGGAATGCAAAGTTTTTGTCCAAATTGATTTGGCAAGCCAACACAGGATTTCCTGCGGCTTGAGCCAAACCCGAAAGATGCATCTGTTGGTTGAAGAACTCCATTGTTTCCTCTTCTGTGACGCCGAAAGGTATGTTGCCGACATACAGACGTCGGGCTTGACGAGTGATAGTGGACCCTACGACGGGTACAGCTGCTTGCGGTGTGTCTGCGACGATGTTTGCTGGTATTTGTCCTGCCGCTTGCATGGCTTTATACTGCAGCGGCGTGATATGCTCGAAGCCTGGCGGCGGGACATCCCAGTAAAGAGAAGGCTTGCGTCTGCGGGACCTTTTACTCTGAGACCTAGATCTACTTCTTCTCGCTGGCTTCTCACGACGTTCTCTAGAACGAGATCTAGAACGCCGCCTCTCCCTTGAACGAGACCTGCGTCGGCGGTCTGTGACCAAGGAAATACAATTAATATAGCTTAGAGAGCTTAAAAATAACGTAAGGAATATGGTCAAAATAACTTACCTTTATCTTCGCCCATATTTTCTGATTATTCTCTACTTCCAAAGCTTAATAATATCTGCAGAGTTTATTCAAGCCAAAGCAAAAATACGTCTTCGCAAAATGGCGTCGATcggaattgttaaaaaaaacatgtgtatAAAATCAACCTTGGAACCTCGGTTTTTCATCTCGTTAattcctttacatttttcacaaaaagaaaaataggaAATAAAAAGACTGCTCTTGCGGTCAGTGCATAAAAGAGAACCTGTTTTATACATAAAACACAGTAAAAACAATACCCAAAACTAAACTGAAACGAATAAATCAATTCAGATGTTATACTAGACGCACTGTAGGCAATGTGACATCAAATTTGACCAAATGTCAATGTCAACTATGACattattttgatgatttgaTGTTAGTATAAACGACTAATATTGAAATGCttttagataatttaattgaatatgTCTACTGGTTACAACTTTATATTGGTGGATTATAATGTATGTGTCAACAACTTGTTCAGAAAAGTGAAAGTTTACGAATCTTCCCCGCACACCGAAATTGTTATTTAACTCGATGGCTTGTTGCTATTCGATAAAACTTATTACCTGTCGTGTacctttttataataaatgaaaaatggtGTGTAGCGTTTAGTATATTcaattactttatatttttcaagtactttaatttaaatttactaTAGGCAGTTTCTGTGTTAATTTTgctgtaaaatttattttagatGAACCAGGGAAATGGAGAACTTAGAAAAAGAATTACTAATGGAGTGGATAAAGTTGACGAGATTAAAAATGAGAGTAAAAACACGAAAGGAAATACGAAAACTATTGGACTAGTTTTCGTGTCATTACTTCTAGATTTATTGGCCTTCACGATGATTCTTCCTCTTCTGCCGTCGCTGCTGGACTATTATAACAGAGAAGAAGGCAAAGGGAATAGTCTGTATGCATCCTTATTGAGAGGAGTACAAGGTTTTCAGAAAATTACAGGAGCTCCTGATCAATTCGCGTCGGTTCTATTTGGAGGAGCACTTGGATCAATGTATAGCTTCCTCCAATTTCTGACTAGTCCAATAGTGGGAAGCCTTTCAGATGCATATGGAAGGAAGCCTATGCTTCTAATTTGTTTGGTAAGTTTCTATATTAAACTTTAGTATTAAGCTACTTCAATAGaataaaacttgtttattttatggcTGTGTTTATAAGCTTAAAAGTTCAACAAACTTTTATTATCAATATTAAATTTCTTAGAAACCTTTTTTGACTCATCATATCCAATAAGAAATATCTACTCCATAATGCTTATTATCCTCTGTGAATAAAACTAGtaagtagaaataataaataaaccctTATAAGGTTTTTagctttcatataaaatatgttttaaagaaTCTGTCTAACAAACTCATGTTGCTATATCAAATCTTGCTCTAACTAGAGATGCTGTCAGTATTGAATCATGATAAAATCTATTGATGTCAATAtctaagataataaaaaaaaacctatagaCTTGATAAAAAACTTCTACAAAAATTATAATCTTGTATTGTTCAATTGCATTTaacataatacataaaaaaatatatgcataCATACGTATTAAGAAAACATAAGTGGCCAAGTAAATGAAAACCCCCACTTTTATTGAATTCATCAAGTTTCCTGAAAGTAGTACATCAAGGCTATGAATAGAAAATGTATTTCCTTCATGAAACATCATGTAATATCCTCAATTATGTGTTCAGCATAATTTATATCTATTTTTTAGCTTTGATTATCTATTATTTATCTATGTAAGATTATAGTGCTATAGGTAATTGGTGTAGcaatcaaaataacaaattagtGGCATGCAGCGATATGACCATCAAATAATGTGCGTCAATGCAGTTTATTTAAACGTTGGTACACAGGAATGGATAAAATTCATACTTAGCATTCACACACTGATATGGATAGAGTATTCATTAACAAACAGGTTTCTGTTATCTTTCACTTTTGTTGTCAAACAATTCTTTCATTATTAGCAACAATATAACAATATAGATTgaagactgaaataaaaaatctaaatccAGTTTTCTTGAACCACCTCTGTCTCAAAGGAACTACTGCCCTCACccagataaaaataatgtcCTTTCTCACGCTAAAAAAGTCTCTAGAcaatctgtgtaccaaattcattaaaataagttCAGAGGGTTTGGACTGAAACTCGTCAGATTGACAGactgagttactttcgcatttataatataagtaatgataaaaaatacgaaGAGAATTGGTTACATACATACTATTATAATTAGAATACAATATTCACTTCGAAAATTGGAATGAAgataagaaaataatgaaatgtctgattttttaattttcttttctagaTGGGAATAACAATATCTCACGGACTATGGAGTTGTGCTAGTACATTTAGCATTTTTGTGCTTGCTAGATTCATTGGAGGCCTAAGCAAAGCTAATGTGAGCTTAAGTATGGCCGTAGTCACTGATGCATCAAATGAGAAAACCAGGGCCAAAGGAATggtaagaatatttaaataatttgtattatctATTCGCTTAAATAATGGCAATGtgttcttaattaaaatacagttGTTAAAATATGTTGCACCTGTTTATACGGTAAGTCGGTGTGTGTAACGCGAATATTTACGCAAGTCAAAGTTATTGCTTGAATTTATTCTTagagtaattaaaaaatatattggtgtCATGAGATCGAAGCTTATATTGAAGAGAAAAGATAAATGCGCCACATAAAAAATAGAATGGGCGATGGAAGAAGTTTTTTTCACCATTACCAATAAACTGGGAATCCGAAATTATttactataattgtatttttttcaggcCCTGGTAGGTTTGGCGTTTTCCATCGGATTTATCGTTGGTCCTGTCACTGGTGCATGGTTTGCCAAGAACAGTGACCCATCTTCAGGCGGGTGGGGAGAGCGCCCCGCACTCTATGCCCTAATTCTATCTCTTGCCAACATACTTCTAGTTTTATTATTCATTCCAGAAACACTGACGAAAGTAAGTCAAAATATAGATACCTTaagtatttagttatttttgtttttataaaattctttctGCTtaccacaaaatatttttcaggacAAAAGAGCACCTTTATCGTTCACTCTTTCCAAATCAGTGGATTTCGTCTCCCCTTGGCATCTACTAAGGTTTACTGCTGTTAAAAACCTATCGCATCATCAAAGTACAGTATTATCGAAGTTGGGACTGatctattttctatatttatttatatactcgGGACTTGAGTTCACCCTTACATTCTTAACGCATCACACCTTCCAGTACACTGCCATGCAACAAGGCAAAATGTTCTTAGTTATGGGTAAGTgccttttatgttattttatattacttatccCAATCTCAAATGGTTGTTTaccacaaaaacaacaaaatagcCGGTATTACGTAATTAATTAAGTACGTTCTCGTAACATATTTTCGATTTGAGTAAAGTAAATGTCTTatgtcctgcgcctgatctctctccggtcatgtcggctatgagagtgaaggaatagttagtgcacctg
Coding sequences:
- the LOC124633489 gene encoding probable 28S ribosomal protein S23, mitochondrial isoform X2, encoding MASSRLERIGTIFTRVEGLLTKGAMRPDDRPLWFDVYRAFPPLTEPKFAKPKPEIKPIRQILYPEDAVRAKFHSKGHGLGAVNMISQTETQTKKLIQQYEKLKSEGVPENELIEKSAAVVGSERQLEATKAKVNIQSPNSVTAQVLADADIKNIFSENKID
- the LOC124633351 gene encoding uncharacterized protein LOC124633351, producing the protein MAQKRSLWFYFAVILVILSTLTQETEARRKILRGRRVMTRTYYRGNAVPAWAISLMAGIGMLLIGGVLYVVMRKIVLSSETGSLNTYQPAMQQDV
- the LOC124633346 gene encoding splicing factor U2AF 50 kDa subunit yields the protein MGEDKDRRRRSRSRERRRSRSRSRERREKPARRSRSRSQSKRSRRRKPSLYWDVPPPGFEHITPLQYKAMQAAGQIPANIVADTPQAAVPVVGSTITRQARRLYVGNIPFGVTEEETMEFFNQQMHLSGLAQAAGNPVLACQINLDKNFAFLEFRSIDETTQAMAFDGINFKGQSLKIRRPHDYQPMPGTENPAINVPAGVISTVVPDSPHKIFIGGLPNYLNEDQVKELLMSFGQLRAFNLVKDSSTGLSKGYAFAEYVDISMTDQAIAGLNGMQLGDKKLIVQRASIGAKNSTLAMTGAAPVQLQVAGLTLAGAGPPTEVLCLLNMVTPDELRDEEEYEDILEDIKEECNKYGCVRSIEIPRPIEGVEVPGCGKVFVEFNSIADCQKAQQTLTGRKFSNRVVVTSYFDPDKYHRREF
- the LOC124633345 gene encoding major facilitator superfamily domain-containing protein 10 isoform X1, giving the protein MMNQGNGELRKRITNGVDKVDEIKNESKNTKGNTKTIGLVFVSLLLDLLAFTMILPLLPSLLDYYNREEGKGNSLYASLLRGVQGFQKITGAPDQFASVLFGGALGSMYSFLQFLTSPIVGSLSDAYGRKPMLLICLMGITISHGLWSCASTFSIFVLARFIGGLSKANVSLSMAVVTDASNEKTRAKGMALVGLAFSIGFIVGPVTGAWFAKNSDPSSGGWGERPALYALILSLANILLVLLFIPETLTKDKRAPLSFTLSKSVDFVSPWHLLRFTAVKNLSHHQSTVLSKLGLIYFLYLFIYSGLEFTLTFLTHHTFQYTAMQQGKMFLVMGLIMAVLQGGAARRLGARGAEVAARGALALTPASFLSVAFAAMPHSPLLAPIYWLWIGLVLFALSTAFAVSCMTSMAAGKAPEEARGAVLGTLRSLGALARAAGPLLASSVYWCSGAMITYTIGSLILIIPAVMLIRLKT
- the LOC124633345 gene encoding major facilitator superfamily domain-containing protein 10 isoform X2; translated protein: MMNQGNGELRKRITNGVDKVDEIKNESKNTKGNTKTIGLVFVSLLLDLLAFTMILPLLPSLLDYYNREEGKGNSLYASLLRGVQGFQKITGAPDQFASVLFGGALGSMYSFLQFLTSPIVGSLSDAYGRKPMLLICLMGITISHGLWSCASTFSIFVLARFIGGLSKANVSLSMAVVTDASNEKTRAKGMALVGLAFSIGFIVGPVTGAWFAKNSDPSSGGWGERPALYALILSLANILLVLLFIPETLTKDKRAPLSFTLSKSVDFVSPWHLLRFTAVKNLSHHQSTVLSKLGLIYFLYLFIYSGLEFTLTFLTHHTFQYTAMQQGKMFLVMGLIMAVLQGGAARRLGARGAEVAARGALALTPASFLSVAFAAMPHSPLLAPIYWLWIGLVLFALSTAFAVSCMTSMAAGKAPEEARGAVLGTLRSLGALARAAGPLLASSASGKAGAAHKENIRLKNELERLEEENNMLRLKFEILLDMMTDKTVEAEQQAELQRAQSLGNLKQKGSKKKW